One window of the Lemur catta isolate mLemCat1 chromosome 6, mLemCat1.pri, whole genome shotgun sequence genome contains the following:
- the DYRK2 gene encoding dual specificity tyrosine-phosphorylation-regulated kinase 2 isoform X2, which yields MNDHLHVGSHTHGQIQVQQLFEDNSNKRTVLTTQPNGLTTVGKTGLPVVPERQLESIHRRQGSSTSLKSMEGMGKVKASPMTPEQAMKQYMQKLTAFEHHEIFSYPEVYFLGPNAKKRQGMTGGPNNGGYDDDQGSYVQVPHDHVAYRYEVLKVIGKGSFGQVVKAYDHKVHQHVALKMVRNEKRFHRQAAEEIRILEHLRKQDKDNTMNVIHMLENFTFRNHICMTFELLSMNLYELIKKNKFQGFSLPLVRKFAHSILQCLDALHKNRIIHCDLKPENILLKQQGRSGIKVIDFGSSCYEHQRVYTYIQSRFYRAPEVILGARYGMPIDMWSLGCILAELLTGYPLLPGEDEGDQLACMIELLGMPSQKLLDAAKRAKNFVSSKGYPRYCTVTTLSDGSVVLNGGRSRRGKLRGPPESREWGNALKGCDDPLFLDFLKQCLEWDPAVRMTPGQALRHPWLRRRLPKPPTGEKTSVKRITESTGAITSISKLPPPSSSASKLRTNLAQMTDANGNIQQRTVLPKLVS from the coding sequence ATGAATGATCACCTGCACGTCGGCAGCCACACTCACGGACAGATCCAGGTTCAGCAGCTGTTTGAGGATAACAGTAACAAGCGGACAGTGCTCACAACACAACCAAATGGGCTTACAACAGTGGGCAAGACGGGCTTGCCGGTGGTGCCGGAGCGGCAGCTGGAGAGCATTCACAGACGGCAGGGGAGCTCCACCTCTCTGAAGTCCATGGAAGGGATGGGGAAGGTGAAGGCCAGCCCCATGACACCCGAACAAGCTATGAAGCAATACATGCAAAAACTAACTGCCTTCGAACACCATGAAATTTTCAGCTACCCTGAAGTGTATTTCTTGGGTCCAAACGCAAAGAAGCGCCAGGGCATGACAGGTGGGCCCAACAACGGTGGCTATGATGACGACCAGGGATCATATGTGCAGGTGCCCCACGATCACGTGGCTTACAGGTATGAGGTCCTCAAGGTCATTGGCAAGGGGAGCTTTGGGCAGGTGGTCAAGGCCTATGATCACAAAGTCCACCAGCACGTGGCCCTGAAGATGGTGCGGAATGAGAAGCGCTTCCATCGGCAAGCAGCGGAGGAGATCCGAATCCTGGAACACCTGCGGAAGCAGGACAAGGACAACACTATGAATGTCATCCACATGCTGGAGAATTTCACCTTCCGCAACCACATTTGCATGACGTTTGAACTGCTGAGCATGAACCTCTATGAGCTCATCAAGAAGAATAAATTCCAGGGCTTCAGCCTGCCTTTGGTTCGAAAGTTTGCTCACTCGATTCTGCAGTGCTTGGATGCTTTGcacaaaaacagaataattcACTGTGACCTTAAGCCCGAGAACATTTTGTTAAAGCAGCAAGGCAGAAGTGGTATTAAAGTGATTGATTTTGGCTCCAGTTGTTACGAGCATCAGCGTGTCTACACATACATCCAGTCGCGTTTTTACCGGGCTCCGGAAGTGATCCTTGGGGCCAGGTATGGTATGCCCATTGATATGTGGAGCCTGGGCTGCATTTTAGCAGAGCTCCTGACGGGTTACCCGCTCTTGCCTGGGGAAGACGAAGGGGACCAGCTGGCCTGCATGATTGAACTGTTGGGCATGCCCTCCCAGAAACTGTTGGATGCAGCCAAACGAGCCAAAAATTTTGTGAGCTCCAAGGGGTATCCCCGTTACTGCACTGTCACGACTCTCTCGGATGGCTCTGTGGTCCTCAATGGAGGCCGTTCCCggagggggaaactgaggggCCCACCGGAGAGCAGAGAGTGGGGGAATGCACTGAAGGGGTGTGACGACCCCCTTTTCCTTGacttcttgaaacagtgtttaGAATGGGATCCTGCGGTGCGCATGACCCCTGGCCAGGCTCTGCGGCACCCTTGGCTGAGGAGGCGCTTGCCAAAGCCTCCCACTGGGGAGAAAACGTCAGTGAAAAGGATAACGGAGAGCACCGGTGCTATCACGTCTATTTCCAAGTTACCTCCACCTTCCAGTTCAGCTTCCAAACTGAGGACTAATTTGGCACAAATGACAGATGCCAATGGGAATATTCAGCAGAGGACAGTGTTGCCAAAACTCGTTAGCTGA